A portion of the Paucilactobacillus hokkaidonensis JCM 18461 genome contains these proteins:
- a CDS encoding HigA family addiction module antitoxin, producing the protein MNEEHNENLIAFHPGYYVKEYLNYQGMKQSELAERLNISEKTVSYLVNGQMNVDNDMADKLALVLGTSPILWKNLNNKYLETKDKIDKEKQLEEEKLILQQMDYAFWSRNGLVKQTSKLSEKVDELKKFLRISSLEVLEKSDFLVQYKTSIGEVKTKNTINANAWVQTALNLGNLQKVDSINLSYLKAQLSVIRSMTMENPENFLPKLEDIFKHAGVAFVIIPNLKNCGINGAVKWLGNDKVLLAINDRRKSADLFWFALFHEIKHIFQQKKGHIIVTSEKGLELDSPLNMQLLEKNADNFAQNYLIDQDEYNKFVAKQDFSYHTVETFANKIAIQPGIVIGRLQRDKYVPFDHLNSDKQRYKIIFNNNA; encoded by the coding sequence ATGAATGAAGAACATAATGAAAATTTGATTGCCTTTCATCCAGGGTATTATGTTAAGGAGTATCTGAACTATCAAGGAATGAAGCAAAGCGAACTAGCTGAAAGGTTAAATATATCAGAGAAAACTGTCAGTTATCTTGTAAATGGACAAATGAATGTGGATAATGACATGGCTGATAAACTGGCGTTAGTGTTAGGAACTTCGCCCATCCTTTGGAAAAATCTCAATAATAAGTATTTGGAAACAAAGGATAAAATAGATAAAGAGAAACAACTTGAGGAAGAGAAATTAATATTACAGCAAATGGATTATGCATTTTGGAGTCGGAATGGACTCGTTAAGCAAACCAGTAAGCTTTCAGAAAAGGTTGATGAACTGAAAAAATTCTTACGCATATCCTCTCTTGAGGTGTTGGAGAAGTCTGATTTTTTAGTTCAATACAAGACCTCTATTGGTGAGGTAAAGACTAAAAATACTATTAATGCAAATGCATGGGTGCAAACAGCCTTAAATTTAGGCAATTTACAAAAAGTGGATTCTATCAATCTTAGCTATTTAAAGGCACAACTTTCTGTGATTAGAAGCATGACAATGGAGAATCCTGAGAATTTTCTTCCTAAGTTAGAGGATATTTTTAAACATGCTGGCGTTGCATTTGTGATTATCCCTAATTTAAAAAACTGTGGCATCAATGGAGCTGTTAAATGGCTTGGAAATGATAAGGTATTGCTTGCTATCAATGATAGGAGAAAATCAGCTGATTTATTTTGGTTTGCACTATTTCATGAAATTAAGCATATTTTTCAACAAAAAAAAGGACATATTATTGTTACATCTGAAAAGGGATTAGAACTTGACAGTCCACTTAATATGCAATTATTAGAAAAGAATGCCGACAATTTTGCTCAGAACTATTTAATTGATCAAGATGAATATAATAAATTTGTGGCCAAACAAGATTTTTCATATCATACAGTTGAAACTTTTGCCAATAAAATAGCCATTCAACCTGGAATTGTAATTGGTCGATTGCAAAGAGACAAGTATGTTCCATTTGACCATCTAAACTCTGACAAACAAAGATATAAAATTATTTTTAATAATAATGCATGA
- the adhE gene encoding bifunctional acetaldehyde-CoA/alcohol dehydrogenase: protein MIKEPKTKEVNNLDESIEKLVAAGHVALDKLDNYDQETIDNIVHQMAMAALDKHMLLAKLAFEETGRGVIEDKAVKNIYASEYIWHSIAHDKTVGVIKDDKERQLITVAEPLGVIAGITPVTNPTSTTIFKSLIAVKTRNPIIFAFHPQAQSSSVAAAKILLDAAVKAGAPENIIQWIEEPSLEATTSLINNDGVASVLATGGPGMVKAAYSTGKPALGVGPGNGPVYIEKTARIKRAVNDILLSKTFDNGMVCASENSAVVDDVIYDEVKAEFKAHKAFFVAKKDQKALSDAMFDSKRGGIKGPIAGMSPVKIAELAGIKVPADTKILVAEITGVGPQQPLSREKLSPVLAMYHAKTQAEAFQICDDLLHFGGLGHTAAIQSEDDDLILKFGLKMKASRVIVNTPSALGGIGNMYNEMIPSLTLGTGSWGKNSISHNVSSFDLLNVKTIAKRRNNMQWVKLPKVYFEKTSVRYLEDMEGINKVMLITGPSMVKYGYADIVVNELKRRPNGNQIQYEIFSDIEPDPSTDTVKRGLNQIREFQPDTIIALGGGSPLDAAKAMWLFYEHPESSFFGAKQKFLDIRKRTYKLECAEKAQFVAIPTTSGTGSEVTPFAVITDSKTHVKYPLADYALTPDVAIVDSQFIETVPKRTVAYSGLDVLTHATESFVSALASDYTRPWSLQAAKLVFDNLTASYNGDAHAREEMHNASTLAGMAFGNAFLGINHSVAHKLGGEFGLDHGLCIAITYPHVVRYNASEPRKLQAWPKYEYFRANKDYADLARYVGVQGTTDEELVEGLVQKFINLAHSVGVELSLKANGVKKADFDKSVDKMAELAYEDQCTTANPKEPLIADLKQIMIDDFDGTNVEK, encoded by the coding sequence ATGATTAAAGAACCCAAAACAAAAGAAGTTAATAACTTAGACGAATCAATTGAAAAATTAGTGGCTGCTGGACATGTAGCTTTAGACAAACTAGATAATTACGATCAAGAAACAATTGATAATATTGTGCACCAAATGGCCATGGCAGCTTTGGACAAACATATGTTGCTTGCTAAGTTAGCATTTGAAGAAACTGGTCGTGGCGTAATTGAAGACAAAGCCGTTAAAAATATCTATGCCTCAGAATATATTTGGCATTCAATTGCTCACGATAAAACTGTCGGAGTAATCAAAGATGACAAAGAACGTCAATTAATTACGGTTGCAGAACCACTGGGAGTGATTGCTGGAATTACACCAGTTACCAACCCAACTTCAACAACAATTTTTAAATCATTAATTGCTGTTAAGACAAGAAACCCAATCATATTTGCCTTTCATCCACAGGCACAAAGTTCTAGTGTTGCAGCAGCCAAAATTTTATTAGATGCCGCCGTTAAAGCCGGAGCCCCAGAAAATATCATTCAGTGGATTGAGGAACCAAGCTTAGAAGCAACAACTTCATTGATTAATAACGATGGTGTTGCCAGCGTATTAGCTACTGGTGGTCCTGGAATGGTTAAAGCAGCATACTCAACTGGTAAACCAGCGTTGGGTGTTGGTCCTGGTAATGGTCCAGTTTATATTGAAAAAACAGCCAGAATCAAGCGAGCTGTGAATGATATTTTACTTTCAAAAACATTTGATAATGGAATGGTTTGTGCTTCTGAAAACAGTGCCGTCGTTGATGATGTGATCTATGATGAAGTAAAAGCTGAATTTAAAGCGCATAAAGCTTTCTTCGTTGCTAAAAAAGATCAAAAGGCATTATCTGATGCTATGTTTGATTCAAAACGTGGTGGGATCAAAGGACCAATTGCCGGAATGTCGCCAGTTAAAATTGCTGAACTAGCAGGAATCAAAGTACCAGCAGATACTAAGATTTTAGTCGCTGAGATTACTGGTGTTGGGCCACAACAACCATTGTCACGTGAAAAATTGTCACCAGTATTAGCAATGTATCACGCCAAGACACAAGCAGAAGCATTCCAAATTTGTGATGATTTATTGCACTTTGGTGGATTAGGCCATACTGCTGCGATCCAATCTGAAGATGATGACTTGATTCTTAAGTTTGGTTTGAAGATGAAGGCTAGTCGTGTGATCGTTAATACTCCATCTGCTTTAGGTGGAATTGGTAACATGTATAACGAAATGATTCCTTCATTAACATTAGGAACTGGATCATGGGGTAAGAATTCCATTTCACATAACGTTTCATCATTTGATTTATTGAACGTCAAAACTATTGCAAAGCGGCGAAATAATATGCAGTGGGTAAAATTACCTAAGGTTTACTTCGAAAAGACATCTGTTCGTTATCTTGAAGATATGGAAGGCATCAATAAAGTAATGTTGATTACTGGACCAAGCATGGTTAAGTACGGTTACGCTGACATCGTTGTTAACGAACTGAAACGTCGGCCAAACGGTAACCAAATTCAGTACGAAATCTTTTCAGATATTGAACCAGATCCATCAACGGACACTGTTAAGCGTGGATTGAACCAAATTCGTGAATTCCAACCAGATACAATTATCGCTCTGGGTGGTGGCTCACCATTAGATGCTGCCAAGGCAATGTGGTTATTCTACGAGCATCCAGAATCAAGTTTCTTCGGTGCTAAACAGAAGTTCTTGGACATCCGGAAACGAACTTACAAACTAGAATGTGCTGAGAAGGCACAATTTGTGGCAATTCCAACAACATCAGGAACTGGTTCAGAAGTCACACCATTTGCTGTGATTACTGACAGTAAGACCCACGTCAAATATCCTTTGGCAGACTATGCTCTAACACCAGACGTTGCAATTGTTGATTCTCAATTTATTGAGACTGTACCAAAGAGAACCGTGGCTTATTCTGGTTTGGATGTATTGACACATGCGACTGAATCGTTTGTTTCAGCATTAGCATCAGATTACACCCGTCCATGGTCATTACAAGCTGCTAAGTTAGTCTTTGACAACTTGACGGCCTCATATAATGGGGATGCACATGCTCGCGAAGAAATGCATAACGCTTCAACGTTAGCTGGGATGGCATTTGGAAATGCATTCTTAGGAATTAACCATTCTGTCGCCCATAAGTTAGGTGGAGAATTCGGGTTAGACCACGGTCTATGTATCGCAATCACATATCCACACGTAGTTCGTTATAACGCTTCAGAACCACGTAAATTGCAAGCATGGCCTAAGTACGAGTACTTCCGTGCTAATAAAGATTATGCTGACTTGGCTCGCTACGTTGGAGTGCAAGGAACGACTGATGAAGAATTGGTCGAAGGTTTAGTACAGAAATTCATCAACTTAGCTCACTCAGTTGGAGTTGAACTTAGCTTGAAGGCTAACGGTGTTAAAAAAGCTGATTTTGACAAGTCAGTTGATAAGATGGCTGAACTAGCATATGAGGATCAATGTACAACTGCTAATCCAAAGGAACCATTGATTGCAGATTTAAAACAGATTATGATTGATGATTTTGATGGAACTAATGTAGAAAAATAG
- a CDS encoding DUF1836 domain-containing protein yields the protein MDAMNEYQRWEDSLAKINLPKWDELPNFDLYMDQVVAYVNNLIGSLDLDLVTPAMINNYVKHKAILAPIKKKYQVMHIADIIVISLLKATFPIDVIRSAMDQITLRKYPKQAYDHFVELLMARLQRKPVTDSQVKSINENLMEVAVESVITKLKAEELLRIMEKTGKPQVIKDVSKK from the coding sequence ATGGATGCGATGAATGAATATCAGCGATGGGAGGATTCCCTCGCCAAAATTAATTTACCAAAATGGGATGAATTGCCAAACTTTGATTTGTATATGGATCAGGTAGTGGCATACGTGAACAATTTGATTGGGTCTTTGGACCTCGATCTAGTGACGCCGGCAATGATTAACAACTATGTTAAGCACAAAGCTATTTTGGCACCAATCAAGAAAAAGTATCAGGTGATGCACATTGCAGATATTATTGTGATCAGTTTGCTTAAAGCAACCTTTCCAATTGATGTGATTCGTTCAGCGATGGATCAAATCACGTTGCGAAAATATCCCAAACAAGCTTATGATCACTTTGTGGAGCTGTTAATGGCCCGATTACAGAGAAAGCCAGTGACAGATAGTCAGGTTAAATCAATCAACGAAAACCTGATGGAAGTGGCGGTTGAAAGTGTGATTACAAAACTAAAGGCAGAAGAGCTGCTCCGAATAATGGAAAAAACTGGTAAGCCTCAGGTTATCAAGGACGTGAGCAAAAAGTAA
- a CDS encoding helix-turn-helix domain-containing protein, which produces MKTWENIEKNQTNISTEENDSIKTMAYLYSRRIALNISQQDFATTIGMKQPQLAKLEQLETVPTLKTLNKYANGLGLHVSLVLTPLKA; this is translated from the coding sequence ATGAAAACATGGGAGAATATTGAAAAAAACCAAACCAATATTTCTACTGAAGAAAATGACAGTATTAAAACAATGGCTTATCTATATTCACGGCGAATTGCACTAAACATCTCACAGCAAGATTTTGCAACCACAATTGGAATGAAGCAACCACAACTAGCAAAATTAGAACAGCTTGAGACAGTACCAACACTAAAAACTCTAAACAAGTACGCTAATGGTCTGGGACTTCATGTGTCATTGGTATTAACTCCTTTAAAAGCATAA
- a CDS encoding M15 family metallopeptidase: protein MRLKKIIRIVAVGIVLLTLASCSATKKTSQKDSQLPKNARQSDWNLKVVNVKHTISASFKPTLSTVDNSQQVDSRVVTSYNELRAGAAKAGATLVGGSGYRSYEHQESVIARNVAEYEAKGMSATAAKKETLKTVNPAGSSEHQSGLAMDFVTPSENAAGSDVTQAFAKTNQGKWLKQNSWKYGWILRYPKNGKSSTYIDYESWHFRYVGKANAKYMHQHNLTLEQYVAKLPK, encoded by the coding sequence GTGAGGTTAAAAAAGATAATACGGATTGTTGCGGTTGGAATTGTTTTGCTGACCTTAGCCAGTTGTAGTGCTACTAAAAAAACAAGTCAGAAAGATTCACAGTTACCAAAAAATGCACGCCAAAGTGATTGGAATTTAAAAGTGGTTAACGTCAAGCATACAATTAGTGCGAGCTTTAAGCCGACGTTGAGTACGGTTGATAATAGTCAGCAGGTGGATTCTCGGGTAGTGACTAGTTACAACGAATTAAGAGCTGGAGCTGCTAAGGCTGGTGCTACGTTGGTCGGAGGGTCTGGTTATCGGTCATATGAGCATCAAGAAAGTGTAATTGCTCGTAATGTGGCGGAATATGAGGCCAAGGGGATGTCCGCAACAGCGGCTAAGAAAGAAACTTTGAAAACAGTTAATCCAGCTGGATCAAGTGAACATCAGAGCGGACTAGCAATGGATTTTGTGACGCCGAGCGAAAATGCGGCTGGCAGTGATGTCACTCAAGCGTTTGCTAAGACCAATCAAGGAAAATGGCTGAAACAAAATTCATGGAAGTATGGTTGGATTTTGAGATATCCTAAAAATGGAAAGAGTTCAACCTATATTGACTATGAGTCGTGGCACTTTCGCTATGTTGGTAAGGCAAATGCCAAATATATGCACCAACATAACCTGACGTTGGAGCAATATGTCGCTAAGCTACCTAAATAG